One Corynebacterium tuberculostearicum DNA window includes the following coding sequences:
- a CDS encoding alpha-(1->6)-mannopyranosyltransferase A, which yields MAKTYSFPIPRALPLGLSASCILLLASFSGGATRNRGGLLEALNIGFLSYGHGRNLGLALYWVGIFLLAAAWVLAGRTIIRPQLKNPLPEGGLRDIQRILIAWVAPLLLAGPLASRDVYSYLMQGAMVRDGFDPYTEGAAVNPGPFLLEVSQDWRNTTTPYGPLHLWIGELVTSLVGDNVTAGVVIYKVLSLLGFITIAWSIPRIARKLGADPAVALWLGVANPVIILHLIGGMHNESLMVGLVSIGLLAALHKRFHAALILVGTAVAMKATAVIAAPFIVWMMLHHYAPKGSSKWRQLTVFVLSGIAAVAEIIAAVALITWVSGTSWGWLSQVSGNSKVINPLAGPTLATDVIFPAVQIFIPDASYNAILAVLRSIAMACMLIGLVTVWWLCRKDNRDAVMGTAAAYQVAFVFNAVTLPWYYASIFTLMGTFRPPLWLIKFTTGVALFIGVSFSGDGNHQLYNWFWVIGMIVVAWFATQWIFEDVPKKRQPARAE from the coding sequence GTGGCAAAGACGTACTCTTTCCCCATTCCACGCGCGCTGCCGCTGGGGCTATCTGCCTCCTGCATTTTGCTGCTCGCGTCCTTTTCTGGCGGCGCCACCCGCAACCGTGGAGGACTCCTCGAAGCATTAAATATTGGCTTCTTGTCCTATGGGCACGGGCGCAATCTCGGCCTCGCGCTGTACTGGGTGGGTATTTTCCTCTTAGCCGCGGCGTGGGTGTTAGCTGGGCGCACCATCATTCGCCCGCAGCTCAAAAATCCTCTGCCTGAGGGCGGCTTGCGGGACATCCAGCGCATCCTCATCGCCTGGGTAGCTCCCCTTTTATTAGCCGGGCCATTGGCCTCACGCGATGTGTATTCCTACCTCATGCAAGGTGCTATGGTTCGCGATGGCTTCGATCCGTATACCGAAGGTGCCGCCGTTAACCCCGGGCCCTTCCTCCTTGAGGTATCACAAGATTGGCGCAATACCACCACACCTTATGGTCCCCTTCACCTGTGGATAGGAGAACTGGTCACCAGCCTGGTAGGCGATAACGTCACTGCAGGCGTGGTGATCTATAAGGTTCTTTCTCTGCTCGGGTTTATTACCATCGCCTGGTCAATTCCCCGCATCGCCCGCAAACTCGGTGCGGATCCAGCGGTAGCACTGTGGCTTGGTGTAGCTAATCCAGTCATTATCTTGCACCTCATCGGCGGCATGCATAATGAATCACTCATGGTGGGGCTCGTGTCTATCGGCCTGCTAGCGGCATTGCATAAGCGCTTCCATGCCGCCCTCATCCTCGTGGGCACGGCCGTAGCTATGAAGGCCACTGCGGTTATTGCGGCACCGTTTATCGTATGGATGATGCTCCACCACTATGCCCCCAAGGGCTCTAGTAAGTGGCGGCAACTTACCGTTTTTGTTTTATCTGGCATCGCCGCAGTGGCAGAGATCATCGCCGCAGTAGCCCTCATCACGTGGGTTTCCGGCACGTCGTGGGGCTGGCTATCGCAGGTAAGCGGCAATTCCAAGGTGATTAACCCGCTGGCAGGTCCCACCTTGGCTACCGATGTTATCTTCCCGGCGGTACAAATATTTATACCGGATGCCTCCTATAACGCCATATTGGCCGTACTGCGCAGCATCGCAATGGCCTGCATGCTCATTGGGCTGGTGACGGTGTGGTGGCTTTGCCGCAAGGACAACCGCGACGCTGTTATGGGCACCGCGGCCGCATACCAAGTTGCCTTTGTTTTCAATGCAGTGACCCTGCCGTGGTACTACGCCTCTATCTTTACCCTGATGGGCACTTTCCGGCCGCCGCTGTGGCTTATCAAATTCACCACCGGCGTGGCCCTGTTTATTGGCGTCTCGTTCTCCGGCGATGGCAATCACCAGCTCTACAACTGGTTCTGGGTCATCGGCATGATTGTGGTGGCATGGTTCGCCACCCAGTGGATCTTTGAAGACGTGCCTAAAAAGCGGCAGCCTGCGCGCGCCGAATAA
- a CDS encoding polyprenyl synthetase family protein: protein MQNIPELADIPGAVREELATFLDQRREQVAEIGAPVTKAVSFLESFVLDGGKRVRPTYAWAGYLAAGRGEEDPAAMLRAAASLEFIQACALIHDDIIDASNTRRGNPTVHRGVEKLHRESEYLGDPEFFGTSVAILVGDLALVYAEDMFQDSGLSAAALHRARSPWRGMRTEVIGGQLLDISLEAAGSESVELANSVNRYKTAAYTIERPLHLGAAIAGASEELIAAFRGYGHDIGIAYQLRDDQLGVFGDPAVTGKPAGDDLREGKRTELLALALQRADESDPQAAATLRKLIGRTSDPQELSRLAQIIADSGAPEEIERRIDALTQSGLQHLHAAQVDPTVTETLEQLAIKATARRK from the coding sequence ATGCAGAATATTCCTGAGCTTGCGGACATCCCCGGTGCGGTGCGCGAGGAACTCGCCACCTTTCTCGATCAACGCCGAGAGCAGGTGGCCGAAATTGGCGCCCCTGTAACCAAAGCCGTGAGCTTTTTGGAATCCTTCGTGCTTGACGGCGGCAAGCGAGTACGGCCTACCTATGCCTGGGCGGGCTACCTTGCCGCTGGTCGAGGAGAAGAAGATCCCGCGGCCATGCTCCGCGCGGCCGCCTCTTTGGAATTTATCCAGGCCTGCGCCCTTATCCACGATGACATTATCGATGCTTCCAATACCCGTCGCGGCAATCCTACGGTGCACCGGGGCGTCGAAAAGCTGCACCGCGAATCGGAATACTTGGGCGATCCAGAGTTCTTCGGCACCTCCGTAGCGATCTTGGTAGGCGATTTAGCGCTGGTGTACGCAGAGGACATGTTCCAAGATTCCGGCCTTAGTGCAGCCGCTTTGCACCGTGCTCGCAGCCCGTGGCGCGGCATGCGCACTGAGGTTATCGGTGGACAGCTCTTGGATATCTCTTTGGAGGCGGCAGGTTCCGAATCAGTAGAGCTTGCCAATTCCGTCAACCGCTATAAGACCGCCGCTTATACCATTGAACGCCCGCTGCACTTGGGCGCCGCCATCGCCGGTGCGAGCGAGGAACTTATCGCAGCCTTCCGCGGCTATGGGCACGATATTGGCATTGCCTACCAGTTGCGCGACGATCAGCTAGGTGTTTTTGGCGATCCCGCGGTAACCGGCAAACCTGCCGGTGATGACCTGCGCGAAGGCAAGCGAACCGAACTGTTAGCGCTAGCGCTCCAGCGCGCGGATGAGTCTGATCCACAAGCTGCTGCTACCTTGCGCAAGCTCATTGGCCGCACCTCAGATCCCCAGGAGCTATCGCGCCTGGCCCAGATCATCGCTGATTCGGGCGCACCAGAAGAGATTGAGCGCCGCATCGATGCCCTCACGCAGTCGGGCCTGCAGCACCTGCACGCCGCACAGGTGGATCCCACGGTCACCGAAACCCTAGAGCAGTTGGCGATCAAGGCCACTGCTCGCCGCAAGTAG
- a CDS encoding GNAT family N-acetyltransferase, giving the protein MSFEIRRLTPPEFSLLAPQLVEIYIEAMHYNPAILHSRIPSWRNEVTRPGFSAQIVTHDNGIVGVAYGFLGSPDSWWDAELRRGLRLQGGPTEEQWDILRNYFELAEIHVLPQHQGHGLGRKLLEGLLWNAPARYALLSTPEVPNEDNGAFRLYRAVGFFDVLRDHLYPADARPFAILGASLPL; this is encoded by the coding sequence GTGAGCTTTGAAATTCGCCGCCTAACCCCGCCGGAATTCTCCCTGCTAGCCCCGCAGTTGGTGGAAATCTACATCGAGGCAATGCACTACAATCCCGCGATCTTGCATAGCCGCATCCCAAGCTGGCGAAATGAGGTGACCCGCCCCGGATTCAGCGCGCAGATTGTCACCCATGACAATGGCATCGTCGGCGTGGCCTACGGGTTCTTAGGCTCCCCAGACAGCTGGTGGGACGCTGAGCTTCGCCGAGGGCTCCGACTACAGGGCGGCCCCACCGAAGAGCAGTGGGACATTCTGCGCAACTACTTTGAGTTGGCAGAGATCCACGTCTTGCCGCAGCACCAAGGACACGGCCTAGGCAGAAAGCTTTTGGAAGGATTGCTATGGAATGCCCCGGCGCGCTATGCGCTGTTGTCCACACCCGAGGTGCCGAACGAGGATAACGGTGCCTTCCGTCTTTATAGAGCCGTCGGCTTCTTCGATGTCCTCCGTGATCATCTCTACCCCGCCGATGCTCGCCCCTTTGCCATATTGGGCGCAAGCCTGCCGCTGTAA
- a CDS encoding SAV_6107 family HEPN domain-containing protein: MAQIISATRTRSLGREGGKRARFLFQARELLDAARGYAAEGRFDQALEVAYQSALRTAGARVAASVVARRRRLPSSAWDRLALVGVEDKRWAESFKGYSRTRARVSSGLDEAPSEEYVYGLMQHAAQFLDESEAGTTFGSFAA, encoded by the coding sequence ATGGCACAGATTATTTCGGCAACGCGCACCCGTTCTCTTGGGCGAGAAGGCGGCAAGCGGGCACGGTTCCTCTTTCAAGCACGAGAATTATTAGACGCGGCGCGCGGTTATGCGGCTGAGGGGCGATTCGATCAAGCCTTAGAGGTGGCGTACCAATCGGCTCTACGTACTGCTGGCGCACGAGTAGCTGCATCTGTAGTGGCTCGGCGTCGCCGCCTTCCCTCCAGTGCATGGGATCGTTTAGCGCTCGTCGGTGTGGAAGACAAGCGGTGGGCTGAATCCTTTAAGGGATATTCGCGGACTCGTGCGCGCGTGTCTTCGGGATTGGATGAAGCGCCGAGCGAGGAATATGTTTATGGCCTCATGCAGCATGCCGCACAATTTTTGGATGAAAGTGAGGCAGGGACTACTTTCGGCTCTTTTGCTGCGTAG
- a CDS encoding DUF3040 domain-containing protein: MSLSEQEQRTLREIEESLLADDPKFGASVSEPASFGGSGGAVTLRGVALVVVGLCMLVGGVALAQQSLWFIVLSIAGFLVMFAAGVWMLRGDGSGHSAQGYYSGARAKKSASRSGGVSGKLEENFRRRFEER, encoded by the coding sequence GTGTCTCTTTCCGAGCAGGAGCAGCGCACGCTCCGTGAAATTGAGGAATCGTTACTTGCTGACGATCCTAAGTTTGGCGCTTCCGTTTCTGAGCCTGCGTCGTTCGGCGGATCTGGCGGTGCGGTAACCCTCCGAGGTGTAGCGCTCGTTGTCGTTGGCCTTTGCATGCTTGTCGGCGGTGTTGCTCTCGCGCAGCAAAGCCTGTGGTTTATCGTGCTTTCTATCGCGGGCTTTTTGGTGATGTTTGCTGCTGGCGTGTGGATGTTGCGCGGAGACGGATCTGGGCATTCTGCTCAGGGTTATTATTCCGGCGCTCGTGCAAAGAAGTCCGCGTCCCGCAGTGGTGGAGTCAGTGGCAAGTTGGAGGAAAACTTCCGTCGCCGCTTTGAGGAGCGTTAG
- the mraZ gene encoding division/cell wall cluster transcriptional repressor MraZ, producing MFLGTYTPKLDDKGRLTLPAKFRDELAGGLMVTKGQDHSLAVYPREEFAARARKAAAVSRTNPEARAFIRNLAASADEQRPDGHGRITLSAGHREYANLSKECVVVGSVDFLEIWDAAAWAEYQSQTEDAYSAADADDVLAGLL from the coding sequence ATGTTTCTCGGAACCTATACTCCGAAGCTCGATGACAAGGGACGTCTTACGCTTCCGGCAAAGTTTCGCGATGAACTCGCGGGTGGCCTCATGGTCACCAAGGGGCAGGACCACTCGCTGGCCGTGTACCCGCGGGAGGAATTTGCGGCACGTGCACGGAAGGCTGCGGCGGTTTCTCGAACCAACCCAGAAGCACGAGCTTTCATTCGTAACTTGGCAGCAAGTGCGGACGAACAGCGGCCGGATGGGCATGGGCGCATTACGTTGTCTGCGGGGCATCGGGAATATGCCAACTTGTCTAAGGAGTGCGTTGTGGTTGGCTCTGTGGACTTTCTCGAAATTTGGGACGCAGCCGCGTGGGCTGAGTACCAGTCGCAAACTGAAGATGCTTATTCGGCAGCAGATGCCGATGACGTGCTGGCGGGCTTGCTCTAA
- the rsmH gene encoding 16S rRNA (cytosine(1402)-N(4))-methyltransferase RsmH, translated as MATKDLNYDVAENHGHVPVMRERMADLLRPQVEAAGDKAVLVDATLGAGGHTRYFLESFPEARVIGVDRDKQALRNASERLAPYGDRFVGVNARFDELGSAIAEGEGDIFDSARSVGIAGALFDLGVSSMQLDQADRGFAYKADAPLDMRMDPSQGITAADVLNTYSHGDLARVLKTYGDERFAGKIASAVLKERDKEPFVNSARLVELLYDVIPAATRRTGGHPAKRTFQALRVEVNRELEAIENVLPVITQALSEGGRAVFMSYQSLEDRIVKAAFKELTTSKTPAGLPMELPGTAPKFKIVTRGAEKASEEEIVENSRAASVRVRAIERLEGMPEFLPPGGRQ; from the coding sequence ATGGCTACCAAAGACCTAAATTATGATGTGGCCGAAAACCACGGCCACGTGCCGGTCATGCGCGAGCGCATGGCTGATCTCCTGCGCCCCCAGGTAGAAGCGGCGGGGGATAAGGCAGTGCTTGTCGACGCCACCTTGGGCGCCGGTGGCCACACTCGCTACTTCCTGGAATCTTTCCCCGAGGCTCGAGTCATAGGCGTTGACCGCGATAAGCAGGCGCTGCGCAATGCATCCGAACGTCTTGCGCCCTACGGCGATCGCTTCGTCGGCGTTAATGCACGATTCGATGAGCTAGGCAGCGCCATCGCGGAAGGGGAGGGCGATATCTTTGATTCGGCTCGCTCTGTAGGCATTGCCGGCGCCCTTTTTGACCTTGGTGTTTCCTCAATGCAGCTAGACCAGGCAGACCGCGGATTCGCTTATAAAGCGGATGCGCCGCTGGATATGCGCATGGATCCTTCGCAGGGGATTACTGCGGCGGATGTACTCAATACCTATTCGCACGGTGACTTAGCGCGGGTCCTCAAGACCTATGGCGATGAGCGCTTCGCTGGAAAAATTGCCTCCGCCGTGTTGAAAGAGCGCGACAAGGAGCCTTTCGTCAACTCCGCGCGGCTCGTTGAGCTACTTTATGATGTCATTCCCGCTGCGACCCGCCGTACCGGAGGACACCCCGCCAAGCGCACCTTCCAGGCGCTGCGGGTTGAGGTCAATCGCGAGTTGGAAGCTATTGAAAATGTCCTGCCGGTTATAACCCAAGCACTTTCGGAAGGCGGCCGTGCCGTATTCATGAGCTACCAATCTTTGGAAGACCGCATCGTTAAAGCAGCCTTCAAAGAACTGACCACTTCCAAGACGCCGGCTGGGTTGCCGATGGAACTGCCAGGCACCGCGCCAAAGTTCAAGATCGTTACGCGCGGGGCGGAAAAGGCCTCTGAAGAGGAAATCGTGGAAAATTCGCGAGCCGCGTCGGTGCGTGTTCGTGCCATCGAAAGACTCGAGGGAATGCCAGAATTTCTACCGCCGGGAGGCAGGCAATGA
- a CDS encoding peptidoglycan D,D-transpeptidase FtsI family protein yields MMRKRLRIIVSVVLVAMVVLAGRLAWVQLVWGPDLSAKAVTQRERIYIEPARRGEILDRDGQRLAYTMKSRSLTVSPTRLRDELKDKAEIEAQKDGSTEGMDDEKLDSFLTKKMEETLKDMSEGIPKLIEDSGASTSKVDKDDILNKLKADTQYEVLVRNVDPDVAVEIANKYHGVAADRQDIRQYPNGAIGENVVGKVSMDGHGQFGFEAARDTELTGIDGQSTEDVSADGQVIPGTLRDVVDTVDGRDVTLTLDLDLQTYVQQKLEKAKANSKASGAEAVVLDAATGQVLAMANTDTVDPNKNVEDQLDEGKDFENRSVSHPYEPGSVAKVVTAAAALQEGVTTPDEVHQVPGSIDMAGVTVNDAWEHGTEPYTTTGIFGKSSNVGTLMIADKLGQEKYAEYLKKFGLGNTTGIELPNESAGSVPDLEQWSGGTFANLPIGQGQSWTTLQMASVYQALANGGERIEPRIIDSVKGPDGKDEKLEEPEKNQVVSPETAKTTVDMFRAVFQDDDAGLQNGTAGNAQLKGYQLSGKTGTAQKVDPNTGAYSNSAYWITFAGIAPADDPRFVVAVMLDEPKSGVEDNGGGGQSAAPIFRDIASWLLNRDNIPTSKPAPRLTLRAQ; encoded by the coding sequence ATGATGCGCAAACGCCTGCGCATCATTGTGTCCGTGGTGCTTGTGGCGATGGTCGTCCTCGCTGGGCGCTTGGCGTGGGTGCAGCTTGTGTGGGGCCCGGACCTTTCCGCCAAGGCCGTCACCCAGCGCGAGCGCATTTATATCGAGCCGGCCCGTAGGGGAGAAATCCTGGACCGCGATGGCCAGCGCTTGGCCTACACGATGAAGTCTCGTTCCTTGACCGTCTCGCCGACCCGCTTGCGCGATGAGCTAAAAGACAAGGCCGAGATCGAGGCCCAAAAAGATGGCTCGACCGAGGGCATGGATGATGAGAAGCTGGATAGCTTCCTCACCAAGAAGATGGAGGAGACCCTCAAGGACATGTCTGAGGGAATCCCGAAGCTGATTGAAGATTCCGGCGCCTCGACCTCCAAGGTGGATAAGGACGACATCCTCAATAAGCTCAAGGCCGATACCCAGTATGAGGTACTGGTGCGCAACGTCGATCCGGATGTTGCCGTAGAGATCGCCAATAAGTACCACGGAGTGGCAGCGGACCGCCAAGACATCCGCCAGTACCCCAACGGCGCCATTGGCGAAAACGTTGTGGGCAAGGTGTCGATGGACGGCCATGGACAGTTCGGTTTCGAGGCCGCGCGCGATACGGAACTTACTGGCATTGACGGCCAGTCCACCGAGGACGTATCCGCAGATGGCCAGGTGATCCCAGGCACTCTGCGTGACGTCGTGGATACCGTTGATGGTCGCGACGTCACCCTCACTCTGGATTTGGACCTGCAAACCTACGTTCAGCAAAAGCTGGAAAAGGCCAAGGCCAACTCTAAGGCTTCCGGTGCGGAAGCAGTGGTCCTCGATGCTGCCACCGGCCAGGTCCTTGCCATGGCCAATACCGATACCGTGGATCCCAATAAGAATGTTGAGGATCAGCTTGATGAGGGTAAGGACTTTGAAAACCGCAGCGTCTCCCACCCTTATGAGCCGGGTTCTGTAGCCAAGGTGGTTACCGCGGCTGCTGCACTGCAGGAGGGCGTGACCACCCCGGATGAGGTGCACCAGGTCCCCGGTTCCATCGATATGGCGGGCGTGACGGTCAACGATGCCTGGGAACACGGCACCGAGCCGTATACCACCACCGGCATCTTTGGTAAGTCCTCCAACGTCGGCACCTTGATGATCGCCGATAAGTTGGGCCAAGAAAAGTACGCCGAGTACCTCAAGAAGTTTGGGTTGGGCAATACCACCGGTATTGAGCTGCCGAACGAATCGGCCGGCAGCGTCCCAGATTTGGAGCAATGGTCCGGCGGCACCTTCGCTAACCTGCCTATTGGTCAGGGCCAGTCGTGGACCACCTTGCAGATGGCCAGCGTGTACCAAGCATTGGCCAATGGTGGCGAGCGTATCGAGCCGCGCATCATTGACTCGGTCAAGGGGCCGGACGGCAAGGACGAAAAGCTAGAGGAACCGGAAAAGAACCAGGTGGTAAGCCCAGAGACCGCCAAGACTACGGTGGATATGTTCCGTGCCGTCTTCCAAGACGATGATGCAGGCCTGCAAAACGGTACGGCCGGCAATGCGCAGCTTAAGGGCTATCAGCTTTCCGGCAAGACCGGTACAGCCCAGAAGGTGGACCCAAATACTGGGGCATATTCGAATTCCGCCTATTGGATCACCTTTGCTGGCATTGCGCCGGCCGATGATCCGCGCTTCGTTGTTGCCGTCATGTTGGATGAACCCAAGTCCGGCGTGGAGGACAATGGAGGCGGCGGCCAGTCGGCGGCACCTATCTTCCGCGATATCGCCTCGTGGCTACTTAATCGTGACAATATTCCGACTTCGAAACCAGCACCGCGGCTGACCCTGCGGGCACAATAG
- a CDS encoding UDP-N-acetylmuramoyl-L-alanyl-D-glutamate--2,6-diaminopimelate ligase, with product MTVSLDTLAQLSGGRVIGDASVEVSACGLDSSRLPEGALFAALPGTRVHGAQFARDTKAGAVLTDAAGLDLLTEAQETRPIVVVEDIRAVLGPISAEIYGHPTRDLTVIGVTGTSGKTTTSYLLEAGLLHAGHSVGLIGTTGTRINRTPVPTSLTTPEAPTLQELFARMKNEGVTHVVMEVSSHALELGRVRGTRFAVGGFTNLSQDHLDFHPTMEDYFQAKAKLFAGEQAAERAVLCIDDEWGERMRDVAKSAGHPVATVATQGAAATISARQTATEATGAQEVALNYDGADFTFRLPLPGEFNIANACLALGMATAVGEDPAEFLSGVEKVAVPGRMERIDRGQDFVAVVDYAHKPAAIAAVLDTLRGQLEGTTGRVGIVVGAGGDRDSSKRPIMGVAAASRADLTVVTDDNPRSEDPATIRAAVMAGARDAAPQGDIREVGSRARAIDEVVDWAEPGDAVIVVGKGHEVGQLVNGKTLHFDDREEMARAIEEKLAGTPHRDTLGDAKE from the coding sequence ATGACCGTTTCTTTGGATACTCTCGCCCAGCTTTCTGGTGGGCGCGTCATTGGTGATGCCTCCGTGGAGGTCTCCGCGTGCGGGCTGGATTCTTCCCGTTTGCCGGAAGGCGCGCTCTTTGCCGCCCTGCCGGGCACGCGCGTACACGGCGCGCAGTTCGCTCGCGATACCAAGGCTGGAGCTGTGCTTACCGACGCCGCCGGGCTCGACCTGCTTACCGAGGCCCAAGAGACCCGCCCCATTGTGGTGGTGGAGGATATTCGAGCCGTGCTCGGTCCAATCTCCGCTGAGATATATGGCCACCCGACCCGTGACCTGACGGTCATCGGTGTTACCGGCACCTCCGGCAAGACCACCACCAGCTACCTGCTGGAGGCCGGCCTGCTTCACGCCGGGCACTCCGTGGGCCTTATCGGAACCACCGGTACCCGTATTAACCGCACGCCGGTTCCCACCTCGCTCACCACGCCTGAGGCGCCGACCCTACAAGAGCTTTTCGCGCGCATGAAGAACGAGGGCGTTACCCACGTGGTGATGGAAGTGTCCTCGCACGCGCTGGAGCTAGGACGCGTGCGCGGAACTCGGTTTGCGGTAGGCGGGTTTACGAACCTGAGCCAGGACCACCTTGATTTTCACCCCACGATGGAGGACTACTTCCAGGCAAAAGCGAAGCTCTTCGCCGGGGAGCAGGCGGCCGAACGAGCCGTCCTCTGCATCGATGATGAGTGGGGCGAGCGCATGCGCGACGTCGCCAAGAGCGCAGGCCACCCAGTTGCTACGGTTGCCACCCAGGGCGCTGCGGCCACGATTAGCGCGCGCCAAACCGCCACTGAGGCCACCGGTGCCCAAGAGGTAGCCCTGAATTATGACGGTGCCGATTTCACCTTCCGGCTGCCGCTGCCTGGCGAGTTCAATATCGCCAATGCTTGCTTGGCGCTCGGCATGGCCACCGCGGTAGGAGAGGACCCAGCGGAGTTCCTATCGGGAGTGGAGAAGGTCGCAGTCCCCGGCCGCATGGAGCGCATCGACCGCGGCCAAGACTTTGTAGCCGTAGTGGACTATGCGCATAAGCCGGCGGCCATCGCAGCGGTGCTCGACACCTTGCGCGGCCAGCTGGAGGGAACCACGGGCCGCGTCGGCATCGTCGTCGGCGCCGGCGGAGACCGTGATAGCTCTAAGCGCCCCATCATGGGCGTAGCCGCAGCCAGCCGCGCTGACCTTACCGTGGTTACCGATGACAACCCGCGCTCCGAGGACCCCGCCACCATTCGCGCGGCGGTGATGGCGGGCGCGCGTGACGCCGCCCCCCAGGGCGATATCCGCGAGGTAGGCTCACGCGCCCGTGCCATCGATGAGGTAGTCGATTGGGCCGAGCCGGGCGATGCTGTCATCGTCGTGGGCAAGGGCCATGAGGTGGGACAGCTAGTGAACGGAAAGACGTTGCACTTTGATGACCGCGAGGAAATGGCCCGCGCTATCGAGGAAAAGCTGGCCGGAACCCCGCACCGCGATACCCTTGGGGATGCGAAGGAGTAG
- a CDS encoding UDP-N-acetylmuramoyl-tripeptide--D-alanyl-D-alanine ligase yields MIPLSIADIAEITGGSLDCVSDPDQRVTGFIEFDSRKVTKGGLFLALPGARVDGHDYAEKAIEQGAVAVLAARPVGVPAVVVKPQGRVTGDAANADIYAHDEDGSAAAVVQALSDIAREVTRRLTGEQGLDIVGVTGSAGKTSTKDLLATIFRAEGDTVAPPGSFNNEVGLPYTALRCDEHTRFLVAEMSARGIGHIRHLTTITAPTVGVVLNVGTAHLGEFGSRENIAQAKGELVEALPSAAEGGVAVLNADDPFVAGMAPRTSAKVVYYSANKPPASDAQYYASDIQLDDVARPSFVLHAPGTDPLPVKLQVFGKHQVSNALAAAAAAIESGMDPQVVANALSGHQNASEHRMDVRTRRDGVTTIDDSYNANPDSMHAAIAALAYTSAARPDARAIAVLGEMGELGGEAVAAHRALGEVLSKYHVDHLVAVGDNDNMRAMVEAAQARGINTTISPDVDAAAAAVEDIIRVAPAGIEDWTGREAKDVVLIKSSNAQRLWRVAEQLNRR; encoded by the coding sequence ATGATTCCACTTTCTATTGCCGATATTGCCGAAATTACCGGGGGCAGCCTCGATTGCGTGTCTGACCCAGACCAGCGCGTTACCGGGTTCATCGAATTCGATTCCCGCAAGGTAACCAAGGGCGGGCTCTTCCTTGCCTTGCCCGGCGCCCGTGTGGATGGCCACGACTATGCCGAAAAGGCCATCGAGCAGGGCGCAGTGGCGGTGTTGGCGGCGCGGCCGGTGGGGGTTCCGGCGGTCGTCGTCAAGCCCCAAGGCCGCGTTACCGGCGATGCCGCCAACGCCGATATCTATGCCCATGACGAGGACGGCTCGGCCGCCGCGGTGGTGCAGGCGCTTTCCGATATCGCGCGGGAGGTCACCCGCCGCCTGACCGGCGAGCAAGGCCTAGACATCGTGGGCGTAACCGGCTCGGCCGGAAAGACCTCCACCAAGGACCTACTGGCCACGATTTTCCGCGCTGAGGGCGACACCGTGGCTCCTCCCGGCTCCTTTAATAACGAGGTCGGCCTGCCGTATACCGCTTTGCGCTGCGATGAGCACACCCGCTTCCTGGTTGCCGAAATGTCTGCCCGCGGCATCGGCCATATCCGCCACCTGACCACCATCACCGCGCCCACGGTCGGCGTGGTACTCAATGTTGGTACCGCTCACTTGGGTGAGTTTGGCTCACGCGAGAATATTGCCCAGGCCAAGGGCGAACTCGTTGAAGCCTTGCCCTCGGCCGCTGAGGGCGGCGTCGCCGTGCTCAATGCCGATGATCCTTTCGTCGCCGGCATGGCGCCGCGCACCTCAGCCAAGGTCGTCTACTACTCGGCCAATAAGCCGCCGGCTTCCGACGCCCAGTACTACGCCAGCGATATCCAGCTCGATGACGTCGCCCGCCCCTCGTTTGTGCTGCATGCGCCGGGAACGGATCCGCTTCCGGTGAAGCTGCAGGTCTTTGGCAAGCACCAGGTCTCTAACGCTTTGGCAGCGGCCGCGGCTGCCATCGAATCGGGCATGGACCCGCAGGTAGTAGCCAACGCGCTATCCGGGCACCAGAATGCCTCGGAACACCGCATGGACGTGCGTACCCGCCGCGATGGAGTAACCACCATCGATGATTCCTATAACGCCAACCCCGATTCCATGCACGCGGCCATTGCCGCGCTGGCCTATACCTCTGCCGCCCGACCGGACGCCCGCGCCATCGCCGTGCTCGGTGAGATGGGCGAGCTCGGCGGAGAAGCAGTGGCCGCCCACCGCGCATTGGGAGAGGTGCTTTCCAAGTACCACGTTGACCACCTCGTGGCCGTGGGAGACAACGATAATATGAGGGCCATGGTCGAGGCCGCACAGGCGCGGGGTATAAATACTACTATCAGCCCGGATGTTGACGCCGCTGCGGCGGCGGTCGAAGACATCATTAGGGTAGCGCCTGCCGGCATCGAAGATTGGACCGGGCGCGAGGCCAAAGATGTAGTCCTCATCAAGTCGTCGAATGCCCAGCGCCTGTGGCGCGTGGCAGAACAGCTCAATCGCCGTTAG